The DNA window GTTATTTTTTCGTttatcaaataattaaaattttcataatttcaaaattaaatcaaataattaaatataaatttaatttatttaattttaatgcaTTATTCAttttaactttattattattgaatatatatttttatctttttaaataattaaatatatcatatttttaaaattgaatataaatatttttaacaaaagaCTATGTTTGATAACACcagaaaaagagcttttagcttttcagctcataTTAACAAAAAAGTTCTGTTTGATAATTGTCattagcttttttactagcttttagttttttttcaaaagctatttaaagtagcttttgagcttttaGTATTCAGCTTGTCactttttattctatttatacccttattattttaacaaaaatataattttacccttatatatatatatatatatatatatatatatatatatatatatatatatatatatatatatataaaatagtttGTGCGTTGTATAATTATATTCATGtcgattaaaaaaaatacagtatttaatattttttaacgaCATTAAAATTATATACCATAAAATTCGTAATAATATTAGAGTTTCACTGTAAAATagacaataaaattatttttattattattttggatttatataattgaattcaaaatcgtaatgatgttattttatatatctcattaaatttatatacaaatattattatataagttcatttaaaaatttatatataattgttgatatattttgatgttatttttaattttaatatatattaattttttttgcaagtgtttgctaatatatatataaaatttaattatataatacaataatataatgaaactatcaatttcttaattaaaaatgtcattttgtatttatcagctAGTATAACAGCTAATTTACTAAACACTCAAATTAATTTACCAGTTACAAATCATCAGCtaccagctagttttaccaaacagaatcataatcttaatttaattttaagtcaaatataatattattttacagTGAATCTTAACAAATCTAATAATTAATAATGCGTATATAAAAGGCAAAAATTACAAGAAAAAGTTGAAGCCAAACTAATCGTTCTCAATATTAATGCATTACAAAAAAATTCcttgggtctgtttggtaaaaatagcggttgactgataagctagctgatagcttataacttatgactgatggctgatgacaggcgacttatagcttatagcggatgactgagactgatagcttataagctaattgaagtgtttggtaaaattagcggttcaattaacttataaatgttaaattacataaaagatatttaatatataattattttattttaaattaaataaattataagggttaaaaatggattttaaataaaataataaggataaaaaaggaagaaaaaataataagctataagacataagctaaaacgctatttgaaatagcgtctggaaaataagctataagctagtaaaataagctataagctcgtataGAAAAggccgttaccaaacgggtctaaattgtcatatgaacttataagacataagacataagctataagctcgaaaatatgtcttaccaaacagagccaaaatttatatttttcgaATCATACTTAATTATAATCCTAGAAGTTCTTCCCATCAAAATTTCCCGCCAaaacttttaataaataataaattaataaattaataataaattaattaattaaataaaaatttaatgaattaattcattaaattaattaatgaattaaaatcatactaaaatataataaaattgtcaaattaaaattaataataaaaaaaattcaagcaCCCACTAACTATTaaccaaaatttatttaaaagaaacTGTTCACGTTAAAATACCACATCAAGCACCCACCAACTAttaaccaaaatatatttaaaagaaaCTGCTCACGTTAAAATTCGAGGAAATATATCTCCCACTAACACATGTTTCATATATTGCTACAATTTATACTTCCTCTTAACTGTTTatacaatttttaatttaataagaaCTTAATCCCTTATAACCCCTTATAACCACCAACTATATTCTTTAGAAGGTGGCTCTTGTCCAATGCAAATTTCTCCACCTTTGCCAAATCTCTCATATCATGTTGTTTCTAATTCTTGCAACAGATTAATGTGTTTATATACAGATTTTTCTTGTGGAAGAGATGTTTTTCTATGCAACCTAACAACGAAAGAGACGAGGCTTCTTCCACCGTCATGTTTGGCTGCAAAAATCAAAGATGGTATGATACTAGGTATTGGAATGGGACATGATTATAGAAACAATGATTTAATTAAGGTTGTTAGGATGTGGATTAGCTACCACAATTGTCGTTGTAAAAGTTATATCAttgaagaatatgatttaagaagTGATTCTTGGAGGATAATTGAAAGTGGTAATCCATGGAGTTGTGAATTTGATACTTGTTATTTTGCAATGCATTTCAAAGGGGTTTATTATTGGTGGGGAAAGGTTAAGGGCTTGGCTGTAACAATTGTTAGATTGGATGTAGGAGGTGGGATTCTTACCAAGGTGGCATTGCCAAAAGATGTTGATATTAGTTCTTCAAGTGGAAGATACTTGGGTGTTTTGAATGAATATATAACATTGGTTTGTCGTAATTGTTGTGATCAAAATGCAAACTTTGAAATTTGGGCAATGCATGGAGGTGATGGTGTGGATTCTTGTTGGACCAAAGTTAGAACTATAGAGCATAGTTCACCTTGTGTTCCACTAGTATTTTGGGGGAAAAATGAGCTTCTTTTGAAAATGTTTGATAAGGTGAAATCTTATAATGTTGATACAAAGGAAGTTCATAATGTCAATTTTGAGAATGAAGGAAGAGGAATTGTTGATATATGTGAAGCTAGAATTTGTTTCAAGAGTCAAATTTCAGTCAATCCTCCTCTACCAACAATGATTTAGCTTAGTGGAATGGATTAGTTTCTAAAAATATGAAGGGAAAAAAAGTCAtctcctttgattttattttatttatttttaaaaattaattaacccTTTCTGCTTATCATCTGGACTTTTATGTATTCTTATTAGAGCCAACAAATATTAAATAggtatttttaatgttttttttttctttcaaattttagAATTTGATAATAATGATATTTTTGCTATTGACAACGAATAAGATTTAGAATTTTGTTAATGACTTTATTCCATAACATTTGAAAACCTCAAACAATATGTATATTTTATTCCTAACATATATGTTACTTTGACATTGCTTGTGTGTTGATATTTTAGTTGCTCAAAAAGGAGAAAACGATATGTGAATTGTTTCGAGTGATTATGGAAAGAAGAGACCAAACTCTCATCTCAAAAAagagaaaccaaaactctctaaTTTTTTAAATAGGAATTTTCTTCCAAGAGTAGACCATATAATGATAGTGTAATAATGATATTTTTTCTATTGACAATTAAtaagattttgaattttgttaatgactTTATTCCATAACATTTGAAAACAACAGACAATATATTTTCTTAGTTTGTgttttatttcattgttttttttattgtaagtattacgaccggctttaaattttaagttatCAACCTAAACTAGAATTTTTAGTTATTAATCTAAATTAGAGAGTCGCtacctatatttattttatttgggaaaatatggaataaaatctaattaagagtttctaggtaagttgagaaattaggattaagggaaggtgttaggaaccCTTAATCCTTCCTTAACGTTTTTTATGTCTCTTGGGTAAGGTTTATGGTAAATGGTTCGTGGTTAAAAAATTGTAGTAAATAGTAGGGTAAAGAATAAGATCTTAAACCTACttaaattttaagaaaatggGACTCGCTTTGGCTTCccaaatgcctacgtacctccttattagaggatcagagtcaacgtagttcgtactttgttggtgttttttatgggattgtatGCGTTTACTTATATATTGAAAGTGTAGAAAAATTTTACACAGTTCGTAGTTtcaaatgatgaaaaataaacttTTGCTTACGATCCCTATTTTTTGTGTTTTGATAATTAGTTAGAAAGGATTAATATTTTCTGGCTTAatgaattagaaaaaaaatatttttataataaatatttattaatttataaaataaattacaataaataaatatatataataaataaaatatatcgaATAAGTTAATGTATAAACTTCtgcatattttaaatattttgagagGTATTTTAACTTGCACAAGTTATTAGTAAATTAATATACATATCTTATCAaatattcaatatattttattatctaaattatttacttaataaaataaataaataaaacatgttATGAGacaaaattaaactaaacaaTAAGttactaattattaaattaattatttaaattgaattatctaGTTAATCAATTACTTGAATTAATCATTAAAGTAGAATAAATCCAGGAAATTAgttttaattgttattaatattaaaatttgtttaaataaaTGTGGTAAAAATAAAAGTTGAGAAAATTGGGCCAGGGGGTGTATTTTTTGTTTCTTAGTAATTTTTGGGGGGTGTGGATAGTTACAGGGCCAGACCCAATATTATCTAATGGTCCGCTGAACACGGTGTGGGTGAATTCAGGGTGTTACGGTAGGGAACGAATCTGGTGCGCTCTCTTCAGATCCAATGGCTCTCAGTATGGGGATCTAGAGTGTGGATCTAAAGTAAAAGGAACAGACAACCATGACCTAAAGATTGACTGGGGCACGATAGTGGACGTGCGTTGGATCGGGATTCAGATGTCAATCATGTGGCCATCGTGAGGCCACATGGCATCGATTCGGTGCGTGGGAGATATAAATTATCTATGAATCCCTCCCATCTCATCTCATTTTCCAATTCTTCTCTCTCTACCATTCGTTCTCTCTTCTCTCAATTATCTCTCCCACTGACCCAGAAACCCCCCCACCACCATAAGTCACCGTGAGAACCGCCCCTCAAACCACTACAAAACCAATTTCCGGTTGAATGCTCAACCGGCAAACTCAAACCTTCAAACCCTTAGCCCATATTTCTTCTTCCATTATCAAATGAagatgaatcttcatcttcaacccctGGCCCACCCCCAAAACCTAAGAACCATAACCCTAACTTGATAAATTTATGAACCCTAAATCGGATGAACCCTAACCCTTAATTGGAACCCAGAAACGTGAACCCCTAAGAACCCTACCCTAAACCTAACaatttcataaaccctaacatcaatTTTCCAGAAacgcaatcaaaacaaacaaacatgcatGCAGAAAAAAATCTTAAGCTAAGTTCGATTTGTGTTTACCTCTTTGTCGTGAAACTTCTCATGCCAAATCTCCTTTGGTTCCTCTCCGATCCTCTTCTGATCTTCTTCTCTCTTTCTGTATTTTGCAGGacggtaatcaagagtgttcagATCTTCCTCTCCTTTCTGGGTATTTTAGTGCATAAATATTCCAGATTTAGCCCTCTTTCACACACACATATAAATACattcattcatccatttcaacACAACTTTGAAATCTTAAAGAGATAAacattcttctcatcttcatcttTATTTTGTTCGTTCATCAATTACACATAATAATTCTTGTTGAGTGATCATAGACTGAGAGTGATAACGTCCAAAGTTAAGGATTTGTACATTCTAATTGGGTGAAGAATTCTGGGCGTTTCATTGAATAAAACTATTGGGGTTATGTCCTCCAAGATCAGATTGATTTTGGGGTTTTTGATAAGAAGCTTTGGATTtgattcagccgagtgaaagccTTCAAGGACGGTGGGTTCGGTCAAGGGAGTAATGGTATATGGAGGATCAATCAAAGTTTTGGGTGACAACAATTTGCGATTGCaattcagccgagtgaaagccTTGAAGAACAGTTGGTTCGCTCAAGGGAGTAACGGTAACCGGAGGATTGATTCGACATTGATCTTTCTTAAGATCAAGGGGAgagaagataaaaaatcaacatcaaaattgagtttgtttgtttattgttttaaCTTCTCTTGTAATAAAAATTTGCAaagtaataaaaattatctcaattcccgtttggaattgggggcagacgtagtcatTGCGAGGACGAACGGTGAACTGTCCAAACAAATCTGTGTGTTCCTTTCTCCCTATTTCTCTATTACTTGCTATTGAGCACTTGGCTTGAATCACTTGGATCACAAAGAAAACTGACCATGAAGTTTGGATCTTTTAACtgaaaaacattttgaaaaaatgctaatattttgaatattttaacaACTTTGAGATGCCCACTTCATCACTTCATATCTTTCAATCCTTATGAGTTTTTGAGTCAATTACTTCTTCAATATTAAAGTAGAAAGTGGAATCTTTCAATCCTAGTATTTATCAAGTCTACTGATGTGGATGATTCACACTTGTGGAGGAGATCGTTGAGAttcaagtgtgagtggttaagtCTCACATCAATTAGAAATAAAGGAAATGTTATATAAGAGAAAAGACCCATACCCCCATTGCATTAAGCTTTGTTTGGGAGTTAGGAGGGGAGGGAAAGGGAGGactttgaaaaatgatttttttttaaatatagggaaatttttaatattttttgaaaaaatttttttgtttagaatgataaaataatttttatcattagtgtatttttagtttttgaaatattataacaacaaaaattatatttaaacaatTTGGCTAACCCCTCCAAAACCTTCCTCCAATACAAATTTTAAGTTCCCCAAACAAAGCCTTCAGGTTTTTGGTGGATATATGGTGTCAAGTTCTCTTGGATCCTGAATATTTAATCCGTTAACACCTCCGGAGCTTCCCAAACTCCCCAATAGATCTTAAACAAGTTAATTGGTAACTGGGGTGACTTTTCGCATGTATGTGACACTTTATAAAGTTTTGACTTGAAACATAATGTGAATGAGGTGTgagttttgaaataaaaattaaagccgCGGTTGAGGAGTTAGGGGAGCGATAGATGTGTTATTCAACATTCTCCCTCACAAGTGCGAGTCATCCAAATCACTAGACTTCATCCATATCAATAATGACATTTTTCGCTCCCTCCACCGAACCTAATCATGACTCTGATATCATTTATTGCGATAAATGTGTCACCCAACATTCTCTTCCACAAGTGCGAGTCATCCAAATCACTAAACTTGATCCATATCAGAATAAAATTTTCGCTTCCCTCACCAAACCAAATCATGACTCTGATATCATTTTTTGAGGAGTTCGGAGAACGTCGAAAGTATCAATAAACTAAACGTTCAGAATTCAAAAGATTTTCACACCATATATtcaccaaaaattttaaaatcttaAGACTGTATCAAAAGTAAACAACACAGAAAGGACTGAACTGAAAGTAAATTGACAAAAAAACATAAATTGAAATGTAAAAAGGTGCAACAAAATGTCAAACCTATTGAAaatcaaaagttttgaaaagtaaatGCTTGAAACTTAAAAATATCAAATGTATATTGCTAGAATCTAAAGTATGATAAGATCAAGGATTTTAACTGGAAACTTAAACTTAAACTGCTGAATGTTTAAAGAAGAAATTTACAGACATATATagagaaattaaaacaaagtaactTACCAAATTTGTCTTCAATCTATGCTTGTGACATGAttaagaaaaggagaaagagaaacatGAAGTTGATAATGTTTATATGGCTCTGGGAGGTTTTTGGAGCAATGCAGAGAGGTATACTTCATCTTTTGACTTTGGAGAAAGAACCCACTTGTGTTTCTTGTACCTTAGTTGAAGAAACATGTACATATAATCATCCAAATCCTTTCTCTTACAGAAGAACCTGTCAATCCATAGTAAACCTCCTGGTCTTAAAATTCTATCCCAATCATACAATATGAAATCCAACAATAGCAAATCAATCCAACCATCCAAAAACCCAGTTGTATGAATCAAATCCATAATGTTATCAAAGAATGGAAGCCTTTGATTTAATGTCACATATAATGGAACCAAACCCCTCAGAGCTATCATCTCATTGAAAGGAGCACCAAGATTCAAAGCAGTTGACACAATTGTTACATTCTTTTCCCTCATTCGCGCCGCAAATGTACCTGTCCCGATTCCATAGTCTAGTCCAATCCTTATTTCTCCCGGCTTGATTGCCAAAACATCGCTGATTAAAAAATCGGCCGAAAGTGAGGTATTCGAAACCCATTTCACCTTCTCCTTTTCCATTTCAAAACAACCTGTACATTTCGAATAGCCCCTCTTCGGATTCTTGCTTGACAAACACTCGAAATTTCTACATCGGTAATTCCCCCACATCACATTTCTTCCATCGGGCATCCTCCATAGCGACTCGTTGATAGGATATGGTTTATCGTAAACTTTTGAAGCCCTTGTCAAACATCTTCTTCTAGGCAAAGGATCACACCCATTAAGCATAAGCTTTTGAGCTAAATTCCAATCATCATCACAGTATGAACCAATATCATAGTCCATATACTTTTCCACCTCTTTCTTATGCAAAACACATGCATGCCCTATTGTGTTATAAACCTTGTCTGACCCATATAGATTAATCTTACCATTACCATTACCAATTCTATTCTCCTTCGAAGTTATGTACTTTCGAATCTCCTCGGTcacaaaataattaatcaaaGGATCCTCTTTTACCGTAAAATTCCCTCCTCCTTCTTCCATCTTTGGAAGCCTAATCTGTCTTAAAGCAACATTAGCACTATGAAGAGGCCTAACTATTTCATCCCCTAGAAACTTCTTGTCCAAGGTAATTCCCTtgtttttctccatttctttttcttttaactctAGCTTTCCCTGCAAAGTTTCCAACATGTCCAATACTTCTTCAACTCTATCAGATAGTGCTTTGGCATCAAAACCAATGTTTACATCCTTTGTAGTATAGAAATGCTGGCATATTTCTTCATGGTGTAAGAAAAAACCAGCATAGTAGAATCTA is part of the Vicia villosa cultivar HV-30 ecotype Madison, WI linkage group LG2, Vvil1.0, whole genome shotgun sequence genome and encodes:
- the LOC131648754 gene encoding uncharacterized protein LOC131648754; amino-acid sequence: MQISPPLPNLSYHVVSNSCNRLMCLYTDFSCGRDVFLCNLTTKETRLLPPSCLAAKIKDGMILGIGMGHDYRNNDLIKVVRMWISYHNCRCKSYIIEEYDLRSDSWRIIESGNPWSCEFDTCYFAMHFKGVYYWWGKVKGLAVTIVRLDVGGGILTKVALPKDVDISSSSGRYLGVLNEYITLVCRNCCDQNANFEIWAMHGGDGVDSCWTKVRTIEHSSPCVPLVFWGKNELLLKMFDKVKSYNVDTKEVHNVNFENEGRGIVDICEARICFKSQISVNPPLPTMI
- the LOC131646038 gene encoding probable methyltransferase At1g29790, encoding MGRSCIPKCKTARLMGWLQIILGGLVILVSILSLTRFYYAGFFLHHEEICQHFYTTKDVNIGFDAKALSDRVEEVLDMLETLQGKLELKEKEMEKNKGITLDKKFLGDEIVRPLHSANVALRQIRLPKMEEGGGNFTVKEDPLINYFVTEEIRKYITSKENRIGNGNGKINLYGSDKVYNTIGHACVLHKKEVEKYMDYDIGSYCDDDWNLAQKLMLNGCDPLPRRRCLTRASKVYDKPYPINESLWRMPDGRNVMWGNYRCRNFECLSSKNPKRGYSKCTGCFEMEKEKVKWVSNTSLSADFLISDVLAIKPGEIRIGLDYGIGTGTFAARMREKNVTIVSTALNLGAPFNEMIALRGLVPLYVTLNQRLPFFDNIMDLIHTTGFLDGWIDLLLLDFILYDWDRILRPGGLLWIDRFFCKRKDLDDYMYMFLQLRYKKHKWVLSPKSKDEVYLSALLQKPPRAI